The following coding sequences are from one Bradyrhizobium sp. 200 window:
- a CDS encoding LLM class flavin-dependent oxidoreductase, with the protein MEIGIDSFAAILPDPQNEKLPSATERMANLIEEVEVADRAGLDVFGIGEHHRAEFLDSAPTIILAAAAARTSKIRLTSAVTVISAADPVRVFQEFATLDLIAKGRAEIVVGRGSFAEAYPLFGLAARDYDDLFAEKLDLLLKLREATHVKWQGRFRPALDLQGIYPRPHQARLPIWVGVGGTPESFVRAGKLGLPLMVAIIGGTFERFRPLVDLYREAGARAGHAPEKLSVGIHAMGFVGDSDAAAADSFFPGWAHLTGKIGRERGWLPPTRQQFDYMAGPEGAFLVGSPATVAAKMLHASEVLGGLLRITFQMSTASLETSAMKRSIELLGTEVAPIVRAAPGILRRMPGPA; encoded by the coding sequence ATGGAAATCGGAATAGACAGTTTTGCAGCCATTCTCCCTGACCCGCAGAACGAAAAACTTCCGTCGGCAACTGAGCGAATGGCCAACCTCATCGAAGAGGTCGAAGTTGCCGACCGGGCCGGGCTGGACGTGTTCGGGATCGGAGAGCACCATCGCGCGGAATTTCTCGATTCTGCTCCTACGATCATTCTGGCGGCAGCAGCGGCCAGAACGTCGAAAATTCGACTGACAAGCGCAGTCACCGTCATCAGCGCTGCCGATCCCGTGCGTGTGTTTCAGGAGTTCGCGACCCTTGACCTCATCGCCAAGGGCCGCGCCGAAATCGTCGTCGGTCGAGGGTCATTCGCCGAGGCGTACCCGCTGTTCGGTCTGGCTGCGCGGGACTACGATGATCTATTTGCCGAGAAGCTCGATCTGCTGCTCAAGCTTCGAGAGGCGACCCATGTGAAATGGCAAGGCCGTTTCCGACCTGCGCTCGATCTTCAGGGAATCTATCCGCGACCGCATCAAGCGCGGCTGCCGATCTGGGTCGGCGTCGGAGGAACGCCGGAATCGTTCGTTCGTGCAGGTAAGCTCGGACTTCCGCTCATGGTCGCGATTATCGGCGGCACGTTCGAACGCTTTCGCCCGCTCGTCGATTTGTATCGCGAAGCCGGTGCCAGGGCCGGGCATGCTCCCGAAAAACTGTCGGTCGGCATCCATGCCATGGGCTTCGTCGGCGACTCCGACGCCGCTGCTGCCGATTCCTTTTTCCCTGGCTGGGCGCATCTTACGGGGAAGATCGGCCGCGAGCGTGGCTGGTTGCCGCCGACACGTCAGCAATTCGACTACATGGCGGGTCCTGAAGGAGCCTTCCTGGTCGGCAGTCCGGCGACGGTTGCCGCGAAGATGCTTCACGCAAGCGAGGTGCTTGGTGGGCTTTTGCGCATCACGTTCCAGATGAGCACTGCATCTCTTGAGACGTCTGCGATGAAACGGTCAATCGAGCTTCTCGGGACTGAAGTAGCGCCGATCGTTCGCGCGGCTCCCGGGATACTACGGCGCATGCCGGGGCCAGCGTAA
- a CDS encoding efflux RND transporter periplasmic adaptor subunit: MKLQHLVATGILAITAAGAGYYAYSHLLHPPLVTTSIASLAPVSEAVYGTGTVEPERWAKVVPLQRRRLVELCRCEGQVVKSGQILARQDDAEERSALEQMEINRGQLERDLTRAEKDRDKNDATRTEYEQRWTKLEEAKSRIAAQKVRLDSLLLRAPLDGMVLRRDSEVGEIAGPTDVLFWVGPPAPMQVVAEINEEEINRIASGQKALLRSEAFPGRALRATVSQITPKGDPTRKTFRVYLRLPQDTPLRIGMSVEVNIVFREKPAAIVVPAEAVAGDSVQMVDDGRIRRVAVTVGIRGSRNIEIIGDVSKGTPVLSPARVDLADGARIRIDNSLTRAVEPAAASEPADQPGATPEAAVVAAAATAPSDPDDAVISAAMTAHIDSVVNDARRNLISNSR, translated from the coding sequence ATGAAATTGCAGCATCTCGTCGCAACCGGAATTCTGGCCATCACAGCGGCAGGGGCCGGCTATTACGCCTACTCCCATTTGCTTCATCCGCCGCTGGTGACCACCAGCATTGCGAGCCTCGCGCCGGTTTCCGAAGCCGTTTACGGAACGGGCACTGTCGAGCCCGAGCGCTGGGCCAAGGTCGTGCCGCTGCAGCGCCGCCGGCTGGTCGAGCTTTGCCGATGCGAGGGACAGGTGGTCAAGAGCGGCCAGATCCTCGCCCGCCAGGACGACGCCGAGGAGCGCAGCGCGCTGGAGCAGATGGAAATCAATCGGGGCCAGCTCGAACGTGACCTGACGCGCGCCGAGAAGGATCGCGACAAGAACGACGCCACGCGCACCGAATACGAGCAGCGCTGGACCAAGCTCGAGGAAGCCAAATCGCGGATCGCCGCGCAGAAGGTACGGCTCGACTCGCTGCTGCTGAGAGCTCCGCTCGACGGCATGGTACTGCGGCGCGACAGCGAGGTCGGCGAGATCGCCGGTCCCACCGACGTCCTGTTCTGGGTGGGACCGCCGGCTCCGATGCAGGTCGTTGCCGAAATCAATGAGGAGGAGATCAACCGCATCGCTTCCGGCCAGAAGGCTCTTCTGCGAAGCGAGGCGTTTCCCGGAAGGGCCCTGCGCGCCACGGTCTCCCAGATCACGCCCAAGGGCGACCCGACCCGAAAGACCTTCCGCGTCTATTTGCGGCTGCCACAGGATACGCCGCTGCGGATTGGCATGTCAGTCGAGGTCAATATCGTCTTCCGCGAGAAGCCGGCGGCCATCGTCGTGCCGGCAGAAGCCGTCGCAGGCGATTCGGTTCAGATGGTCGATGACGGCCGGATCAGGCGCGTGGCCGTAACGGTCGGCATCCGCGGCAGCCGCAACATCGAGATCATCGGCGACGTATCCAAAGGCACCCCCGTGCTTTCGCCCGCACGCGTCGATCTCGCTGACGGCGCCAGGATTCGGATCGACAACAGCCTGACCAGAGCTGTGGAACCCGCGGCCGCGAGTGAACCGGCCGATCAGCCCGGCGCAACGCCCGAAGCTGCCGTGGTCGCCGCGGCCGCCACGGCGCCTTCGGATCCCGACGATGCGGTGATTTCGGCAGCCATGACTGCCCACATCGATTCCGTCGTCAATGACGCGCGTCGCAACCTCATCAGCAACAGCCGGTAA
- a CDS encoding LysR family transcriptional regulator: MNIEDLQTFVAVADAGGVSAAARRLGVSKSIVSRRLFRVEAELGVQLLARTTRGAALTEAGITFRDHAARASAEIDTARETILPTGELRGRLRVAMPLSFGPTHFAPVLAEMAQHHPQLHIHASYSDRFVDLIAEGFDCAIRVGYLQDSNLIAKRVGPIYGKLVASPDYIKAHGSPETLEQLVNHQALMQGTEAWQFMDGRRIVTVQPQGRFKADNATALAAAAAAGLGIAWLPDCITHEYVASGVLVPVMTRYPPPSAGVYVVRPPGQHPPRKVRVLIEMLIEYFARNPDVWGLDR; the protein is encoded by the coding sequence TTGAACATCGAAGATCTACAGACATTCGTCGCAGTGGCCGATGCCGGGGGCGTATCGGCCGCCGCGCGCCGGCTCGGCGTCTCCAAGTCAATCGTCAGTCGGCGGCTCTTTCGGGTTGAAGCGGAACTTGGCGTCCAGCTTCTTGCACGAACGACCCGCGGCGCCGCGCTCACAGAAGCGGGAATCACGTTCAGAGACCATGCGGCCCGAGCCAGCGCCGAGATCGATACAGCCAGGGAGACGATCCTCCCAACCGGTGAGCTGCGCGGCCGCCTGAGGGTTGCCATGCCGCTTTCTTTCGGACCGACCCACTTCGCCCCCGTGCTTGCGGAAATGGCGCAACACCACCCGCAGCTCCACATCCATGCCTCCTACAGCGATCGCTTCGTCGATCTGATCGCCGAAGGTTTCGATTGCGCGATTCGGGTTGGTTACCTTCAGGACTCCAACCTGATCGCGAAGCGCGTCGGGCCGATCTATGGAAAGCTTGTCGCAAGCCCGGATTATATCAAAGCGCACGGTTCACCTGAGACGCTAGAGCAGCTCGTCAACCATCAGGCTCTCATGCAAGGAACGGAAGCCTGGCAGTTCATGGATGGCAGAAGGATTGTCACGGTTCAGCCGCAGGGCAGGTTCAAGGCCGACAACGCTACGGCGCTTGCCGCTGCCGCGGCGGCAGGACTCGGCATCGCCTGGCTCCCCGATTGCATCACACACGAATATGTGGCCTCCGGCGTGCTCGTTCCGGTGATGACACGCTATCCCCCACCTTCGGCAGGCGTGTATGTGGTCCGACCGCCGGGTCAGCACCCCCCACGGAAAGTCCGGGTCCTCATCGAAATGCTGATCGAGTACTTCGCACGAAATCCGGACGTTTGGGGTCTCGACCGTTAA
- a CDS encoding GNAT family N-acetyltransferase: MGEVIDNPAEHRFELPIDESGIAAAYYSFTGDKIVLTHMIVPQQFEGRGIGSRLARGVFDAIRASGREVVLDCPFMTAYYQRHPEYSDIVFGATRSGETR; the protein is encoded by the coding sequence ATGGGCGAAGTCATCGACAATCCTGCCGAGCATCGCTTTGAGCTACCCATCGATGAGAGCGGGATAGCGGCAGCGTATTACAGCTTCACAGGAGATAAAATCGTCCTCACGCACATGATTGTCCCGCAGCAGTTCGAGGGACGAGGCATCGGCTCACGTTTAGCACGCGGCGTCTTCGATGCGATCCGTGCGAGCGGTCGCGAGGTCGTCCTCGATTGCCCATTCATGACTGCCTACTACCAACGCCATCCCGAGTATTCGGACATCGTATTCGGCGCAACCCGATCAGGAGAAACAAGATGA
- a CDS encoding tetratricopeptide repeat protein has translation MKRAIVVTACCLALLSGARTALADAASDRDMANRYEQAAQAGDDDAQFYLGALHSAGVGRPRSDAEAFRWFSRAADQGHAHAMLIVAGLYASGRGVTKDNVKAYSWAYIVTSASKLDEDRNGARQLMSLLMKKMTSDEIGRAVVAARAWRAVRTAGAAKAPSIERAVEQDQPVSAAPPPAPAVVQPAPAASAAPAVSQPAVSQPAPSNVTALPASPRAPSAPSTKSAKRDDARDLLDQVPPNLRKRFGF, from the coding sequence ATGAAGCGGGCAATTGTCGTAACTGCTTGCTGCCTCGCTCTGCTGAGCGGCGCCCGCACGGCGCTTGCCGACGCCGCGTCCGACCGGGACATGGCCAATCGCTACGAGCAGGCGGCGCAAGCGGGCGATGATGATGCCCAGTTCTATCTTGGGGCACTTCATTCAGCAGGCGTCGGCCGTCCGCGTAGCGACGCGGAGGCATTTCGCTGGTTCTCGCGCGCTGCCGATCAGGGGCACGCCCACGCCATGCTGATCGTTGCCGGCCTCTACGCCAGCGGACGCGGCGTCACGAAGGACAATGTGAAGGCCTATAGCTGGGCCTACATCGTCACTTCGGCGAGCAAACTCGACGAGGACCGCAACGGCGCGCGGCAACTGATGTCGCTGCTGATGAAGAAGATGACGAGCGACGAGATCGGCCGTGCCGTGGTGGCCGCAAGAGCCTGGCGCGCCGTTCGGACTGCTGGCGCGGCCAAGGCTCCGAGTATTGAAAGAGCTGTAGAACAGGATCAACCCGTGTCCGCTGCGCCCCCACCTGCTCCCGCGGTCGTGCAGCCGGCGCCCGCGGCCTCGGCGGCGCCTGCCGTCTCGCAGCCGGCAGTCTCGCAACCGGCGCCATCCAACGTCACGGCATTGCCGGCATCTCCCAGGGCCCCGTCGGCACCTTCGACGAAGAGCGCAAAGCGAGATGATGCTCGCGATCTGCTCGACCAGGTTCCACCAAACCTGCGCAAGCGATTTGGCTTCTGA
- a CDS encoding ABC transporter ATP-binding protein codes for MTEVALQAVELVRRIEGAVSHTLVNGIDLAVNKGEFVAITGPSGSGKSSLLYLLGLLDAPSEGEVMICGQPTSKLSESDRADVRLTKCGFVFQFHFLLPEFTSLDNVLLPMRAAGKMAEAEMRERGLALLGSLGLAEHANKRPSQLSGGQRQRVAIARALANRPEIIVADEPTGALDTASTEQVFSILRDIADQGQTVVVVTHDPALAARADRRIHIVDGKIAEIKGRGEGELEREMAI; via the coding sequence ATGACCGAGGTCGCTTTGCAGGCGGTGGAGCTGGTTCGCCGCATCGAGGGCGCTGTTTCGCACACCCTCGTCAACGGTATCGATCTGGCGGTGAACAAGGGCGAATTCGTCGCCATCACCGGGCCGTCGGGATCGGGCAAATCGTCGCTGCTCTATCTCCTGGGCCTGCTCGATGCGCCCAGCGAGGGCGAGGTCATGATCTGCGGTCAGCCGACATCGAAATTGTCGGAATCGGACCGGGCCGATGTTCGCCTGACCAAATGCGGCTTCGTGTTCCAGTTCCATTTCCTGCTGCCGGAGTTCACCTCGCTCGACAATGTGCTGCTGCCGATGCGCGCCGCGGGCAAGATGGCTGAAGCTGAGATGCGCGAACGCGGCCTTGCTCTCTTGGGCTCGCTCGGGCTTGCCGAGCACGCCAACAAGCGTCCCAGCCAGCTCTCCGGCGGCCAGCGCCAGCGCGTCGCCATCGCCCGCGCGCTCGCCAACCGCCCCGAGATCATCGTCGCCGACGAACCGACCGGCGCCCTCGATACGGCATCGACCGAACAGGTGTTCTCGATCCTCCGCGACATCGCGGACCAGGGCCAGACCGTGGTCGTGGTGACCCACGATCCAGCGCTCGCCGCCCGCGCCGACCGCCGCATCCACATCGTCGACGGCAAGATCGCGGAGATTAAAGGGCGGGGCGAAGGTGAGCTGGAGCGAGAGATGGCAATCTAA
- a CDS encoding alginate export family protein yields MPLVAQAQVRADVERAPTLTSERYNENWTYLANPASRTSHWTEPFKYIPLGDDRSTYLVTGMEARSRYEGYANVNWGSAPSDSYIWHRFMPYVDLHADSVRFFAQPIVSAISGVDRPTRPVDTTGTDMLQAFGEVRLDVADRTSLSLSAGRKLVSLGAGRFIDTRYGVNIPQAFEGADATLTGQFRQVTALYYRPVDNRPDDFDDRSSRQKAVWGVYATQWLNATHANGVDAFYLGLRDNAAVYDQGTGKEVVHTFGSRVFGDTGSWHWNIEGALQGGQFAGYRRTGWGVGGEVGYRFLDAPMKPDASFTAEVISGDDNPRDQQLGTFNPLFPRGKYFGALSPIGPRNLIRAQPSVTIEPYKDVVVTLTGAAYWRQSLADGVYGVAGNVVRSGKDSTARFIGTQLELAVAWQVTPEVNLTASLSAFEAGSFIRETGPAQTIKMLGVMATCRF; encoded by the coding sequence ATGCCGCTTGTTGCGCAGGCGCAGGTTAGGGCCGATGTCGAGCGCGCACCGACACTGACCAGCGAGCGTTATAACGAGAATTGGACATATCTGGCGAATCCCGCGTCGCGCACGAGTCACTGGACAGAGCCATTCAAGTACATTCCGCTTGGTGATGACCGATCTACGTATCTCGTGACGGGCATGGAAGCCCGCTCTCGCTACGAGGGCTATGCCAATGTAAACTGGGGATCGGCGCCGAGCGATAGTTACATCTGGCATCGTTTCATGCCGTATGTCGACCTTCACGCGGACAGTGTCCGATTTTTTGCGCAACCCATCGTTTCTGCAATCTCAGGCGTCGACCGTCCAACGCGGCCCGTCGATACGACTGGCACCGATATGCTTCAGGCGTTTGGTGAGGTCCGGCTGGATGTCGCGGATCGTACCTCGCTGAGCTTGTCGGCGGGACGTAAACTGGTATCGCTGGGCGCAGGCCGCTTTATCGACACGCGTTATGGCGTCAATATTCCTCAGGCTTTTGAGGGCGCAGACGCGACGCTAACGGGTCAATTCCGCCAGGTCACCGCTCTGTATTATCGCCCTGTCGACAACAGGCCGGACGATTTCGATGATCGCAGTTCGCGGCAGAAAGCCGTTTGGGGCGTCTATGCGACCCAATGGCTGAACGCGACGCATGCGAATGGCGTCGATGCCTTTTATCTGGGTTTGCGTGACAACGCTGCGGTCTATGACCAAGGCACCGGCAAAGAGGTCGTTCACACCTTTGGAAGCAGGGTTTTTGGAGATACCGGCTCCTGGCACTGGAATATCGAAGGCGCACTTCAGGGTGGTCAATTCGCAGGTTACCGCCGGACCGGCTGGGGAGTCGGCGGCGAAGTCGGCTACCGTTTCCTGGACGCTCCCATGAAGCCGGATGCGAGCTTTACGGCCGAAGTCATATCGGGTGATGACAACCCGCGTGATCAGCAACTTGGGACGTTCAATCCTCTCTTCCCACGCGGCAAGTACTTCGGCGCTTTATCTCCAATCGGGCCCCGGAATCTGATTCGTGCGCAGCCCAGCGTAACGATTGAGCCCTATAAGGATGTTGTAGTGACGCTCACGGGAGCCGCTTACTGGCGGCAGAGCCTGGCTGACGGCGTTTACGGCGTTGCAGGCAATGTCGTGCGAAGCGGCAAGGACAGCACAGCGCGTTTCATCGGCACACAGCTCGAACTTGCCGTCGCCTGGCAGGTAACGCCGGAAGTCAATCTGACAGCATCCCTGAGCGCGTTCGAGGCGGGGTCGTTCATTCGGGAAACCGGACCGGCGCAGACCATAAAGATGCTTGGCGTCATGGCGACCTGCAGGTTCTGA
- a CDS encoding hydrolase, whose protein sequence is MTFRNGLSSLLRPEDSVLVLIDHQPFQLTNVNSHDPQAVVNNVTALAKLAKAFNVPTILTSVLAARGGVLFKQITDVFPDQEVIDRTWVNTWEDKRVVDLVKATGRKQLVIAGLWTEVCVAMPVIQAAGEGWDVTVITDASGGVSTESHEVAIQRMIAAGANPMTWMALAGDWQRDWARTEHVEALTEILISHLGGTGIAFQWEQQLLNTPVPSPA, encoded by the coding sequence ATGACCTTTCGCAACGGCCTTTCTTCACTTCTTCGTCCCGAAGACTCGGTCCTCGTTCTGATCGACCACCAGCCTTTCCAGCTTACGAACGTGAACAGCCATGACCCTCAGGCGGTGGTCAACAATGTGACCGCTCTGGCGAAGCTTGCAAAAGCCTTCAATGTTCCGACGATCCTCACCAGTGTGCTGGCGGCTCGTGGCGGCGTTCTTTTCAAGCAAATCACTGACGTGTTCCCGGATCAGGAAGTGATCGACCGCACCTGGGTGAACACTTGGGAGGACAAGAGGGTGGTCGATCTAGTCAAGGCGACCGGCCGCAAGCAACTGGTCATCGCAGGGCTGTGGACCGAAGTCTGCGTCGCGATGCCTGTCATCCAAGCTGCCGGCGAAGGCTGGGACGTAACCGTGATCACCGACGCGTCGGGCGGGGTTTCGACCGAGTCTCACGAGGTTGCTATCCAGCGGATGATCGCCGCTGGCGCAAACCCGATGACTTGGATGGCTCTGGCTGGTGATTGGCAGCGCGACTGGGCACGCACCGAGCACGTCGAAGCGCTGACCGAGATATTGATCTCGCACCTCGGCGGCACCGGCATTGCGTTTCAGTGGGAGCAGCAGCTTCTGAATACGCCTGTGCCGTCCCCGGCTTAA
- a CDS encoding pirin family protein encodes MSWNPAIDPGCPDEVGIDAIETLIVPRARDLGGFEVRRALPAPKRQMVGPFIFFDQAGPAELLTGQGVDVRPHPHIGLGTVTYLYRGDFHHRDSTGADQTIRPGELNWMVAGRGVSHSERTSAAARSGRNSLFGIQTWLALPGRHEDMAPMFEHHGKEALPVVEDSGVFVRLILGDAYGEKAPATMFSETFYADVALEAGSRLPMPDDHEDRGIYIVEGSISIAGQEYEASQMMVFRPGDRITVAAGDRGARLMILGGATLPGPRYIWWNFVASSQERIEEAKAEWRAQNWGKGRFDLPVDDRDEHIPLPD; translated from the coding sequence ATGAGTTGGAACCCGGCAATCGACCCCGGCTGCCCCGATGAGGTGGGCATCGACGCGATTGAAACTCTCATTGTTCCACGCGCGCGCGATCTCGGCGGCTTTGAGGTTCGGCGCGCCCTGCCGGCGCCGAAGCGGCAGATGGTCGGACCGTTCATCTTCTTCGATCAGGCTGGGCCGGCCGAGCTCCTGACCGGACAGGGCGTTGATGTTCGGCCACATCCGCATATCGGTCTCGGCACCGTCACCTATCTATATCGCGGCGACTTCCATCACCGGGACAGCACCGGGGCCGATCAGACGATCCGTCCGGGCGAGCTGAACTGGATGGTCGCCGGGCGCGGTGTCTCCCATTCCGAGCGCACATCAGCGGCCGCCCGAAGCGGTCGGAACAGCCTGTTCGGAATTCAGACCTGGCTGGCGCTGCCCGGGCGTCACGAGGATATGGCACCGATGTTCGAGCATCATGGCAAGGAGGCGCTGCCGGTTGTCGAGGATAGCGGCGTCTTTGTCCGGCTCATCCTCGGGGACGCCTACGGCGAAAAGGCCCCTGCGACGATGTTCTCGGAAACATTCTACGCCGATGTGGCGCTCGAAGCAGGAAGCCGACTGCCGATGCCGGATGATCACGAAGACCGAGGCATCTACATCGTCGAAGGTTCGATCTCTATCGCCGGCCAGGAATACGAGGCATCTCAGATGATGGTCTTCCGCCCCGGCGACAGGATCACGGTCGCGGCCGGCGACAGAGGCGCGCGCCTGATGATTCTCGGCGGCGCGACCCTTCCGGGCCCCCGCTACATCTGGTGGAATTTCGTCGCGTCTTCGCAGGAGCGCATCGAGGAGGCCAAAGCCGAATGGCGCGCACAGAACTGGGGCAAAGGGCGCTTCGATCTTCCGGTCGATGACCGGGATGAGCACATTCCTCTTCCGGACTAA
- a CDS encoding ABC transporter permease: MKLLFSIAWTHVSSRVRQTLVGMAGVSMGVGFTIMMAGLMQGSQIDFLRQLVDTMPHITVEDERRSVPTQPAEQEYAAVQMSDIANVGKRPGIKYSESVMSSLRSWIPGDVAPSAKTTAIINHGGARIGITLSGIDPRREVLVSKLASQMREGKLDDLSRAPNGIIMGEALAEKLGVKTGNTVLLVGGQGVQLNSTVAGLYRSGLKRVDESQIYSLMGPAQIMMGQGGVVNQLRLRLNDPMLAQKVAAQVEAQTGYKSVSWQEANADLLSSFTVRDFIVLTVMGAMLLTSSFATYNIISTITHEKRQDIAIMKSLGMREYAVRRIFIIEAAIIGLVGILFGWILGYLLCYGWSKITIFNPLTGSTVPLQIYYSLTHYLIAGGISLVCCAGAAYFPARKATCVHPVEIIRGAS; encoded by the coding sequence GTGAAACTTCTTTTCAGCATTGCATGGACCCACGTCAGCTCCCGGGTGCGGCAGACCCTTGTGGGTATGGCTGGCGTGTCCATGGGCGTCGGCTTCACCATCATGATGGCGGGCCTGATGCAGGGTTCGCAGATCGACTTCCTGCGGCAGCTCGTCGACACCATGCCGCATATCACGGTCGAGGATGAGCGGCGCTCGGTGCCGACGCAGCCCGCCGAGCAGGAATATGCGGCGGTCCAGATGTCCGACATCGCCAATGTCGGCAAACGTCCCGGGATCAAATATTCGGAATCGGTGATGAGCTCGCTGCGCTCCTGGATACCTGGAGACGTTGCTCCCTCGGCGAAGACCACCGCGATCATCAATCACGGCGGCGCACGCATCGGCATCACCTTGAGCGGCATCGACCCCCGCCGTGAGGTTCTGGTCTCGAAACTCGCCTCGCAAATGCGTGAGGGAAAGCTCGACGACCTTTCACGTGCGCCGAACGGCATCATCATGGGCGAGGCCCTGGCCGAAAAGCTCGGCGTGAAAACCGGCAATACCGTCCTCCTGGTCGGCGGCCAGGGCGTCCAACTGAATTCGACGGTGGCCGGGCTGTATCGCTCCGGCTTGAAGCGCGTCGATGAGAGCCAGATCTATTCGCTGATGGGGCCGGCGCAGATCATGATGGGGCAAGGCGGGGTCGTCAACCAGCTCCGGCTGCGGTTGAACGATCCCATGTTGGCGCAAAAGGTCGCGGCCCAGGTCGAGGCGCAGACCGGCTACAAGTCGGTGTCGTGGCAGGAAGCCAATGCCGACTTGCTGTCATCCTTTACCGTGCGCGATTTCATCGTGCTCACCGTGATGGGCGCGATGCTGCTGACGTCGTCCTTTGCCACCTACAACATCATCTCGACGATCACCCACGAGAAGCGCCAGGACATCGCGATCATGAAATCGTTGGGCATGCGCGAGTATGCGGTGCGACGGATTTTCATTATCGAAGCCGCCATCATCGGTTTGGTCGGCATCCTGTTCGGGTGGATCCTCGGTTATCTGCTCTGCTACGGCTGGTCGAAGATCACGATCTTCAATCCGCTGACGGGTTCGACCGTTCCGCTGCAGATCTACTACTCGCTGACGCACTATCTGATCGCTGGCGGCATATCACTTGTCTGCTGCGCTGGGGCGGCCTATTTCCCGGCGCGCAAGGCAACCTGTGTTCATCCAGTTGAAATCATCCGGGGAGCATCATGA
- a CDS encoding phytanoyl-CoA dioxygenase family protein — MPKTEHVDLTSGQVQSFIDNGFVKIENAFSTGLARQCRDELWSDIGLSPDSPESWIRPVIRVASKSSPPFVEAANTPRLHKAYDQLVGVDRWLAPKGLGTFPIRFPSPESPGDDGWHVDMSFGDSPDFMEWRANVKSSGRLLLMLFLLSDVGPDDAPTKIRKGSHATIARELLPYGDAGATLRQLSAHGYASTEDCEIELATGATGTVYLCHPFLVHAAQLHRGERPRFMAQPPLLSKAEFDPALPPSPVQLAIRQACGLMF, encoded by the coding sequence ATGCCTAAGACCGAGCACGTCGACCTGACCTCCGGTCAGGTCCAGAGCTTCATTGACAACGGCTTCGTCAAAATCGAAAACGCCTTCAGCACCGGCCTTGCAAGGCAATGCAGGGACGAGCTTTGGTCTGATATTGGCCTGTCGCCAGACAGCCCCGAAAGCTGGATTCGACCGGTGATTCGGGTAGCGTCCAAGTCTTCGCCTCCATTCGTTGAAGCCGCCAACACGCCGCGACTGCACAAAGCCTACGATCAACTCGTCGGCGTGGACCGCTGGCTTGCGCCCAAAGGCCTCGGAACCTTTCCGATCCGCTTTCCCTCGCCAGAATCCCCGGGCGATGATGGCTGGCATGTGGACATGAGTTTTGGCGACAGTCCGGACTTCATGGAATGGCGGGCCAACGTGAAGAGCAGCGGACGGCTATTGCTGATGCTGTTTCTGTTGTCGGATGTTGGACCCGACGATGCGCCCACGAAGATACGAAAAGGTTCACATGCCACGATTGCACGGGAGTTGCTGCCATATGGCGACGCGGGGGCGACGCTCAGGCAGCTCTCTGCCCATGGCTACGCCTCAACGGAAGATTGCGAAATTGAACTGGCGACTGGTGCGACAGGTACCGTCTACCTGTGCCACCCATTCCTGGTTCATGCTGCGCAACTTCATCGCGGAGAACGGCCTCGCTTCATGGCACAGCCGCCGCTGCTGTCAAAAGCCGAGTTTGATCCGGCGCTGCCGCCATCGCCGGTTCAACTCGCCATCCGTCAGGCGTGCGGGCTGATGTTCTGA